In the Uranotaenia lowii strain MFRU-FL chromosome 1, ASM2978415v1, whole genome shotgun sequence genome, CCCCCAGAAGGATTAATCCGGCCCTCGTGATTCCTTTCATTCTGCAAAACATTGTTTCTAAAAGAGTACTTATAATTTAACTGTTACCGAATTACCGTTATATATAGTATATAAATAATTTACCATTGGCGATTATtcgttgaaataattttttgaatgtaaATATAGCATAAGTCAACCTTCAACGAGTTCCAAGACTACCAGTTAAGAAACAGctttactttttctttcaacatTTCGCAGGACGACTGAAATCAACTGGAAAACCACCGAATCCAAACAGGAAGAAAATTTCCTTCTAATAAAGCTTGATtcgcatttattttatttatgttttagctTCGATATTGCATTTCTAGACAGCCGAAAGCCGTttgcaattttaaaaactattctttTCGCCAATCGTCGTCGTCAATGTCAGAGCAGCATTTGCTTAAGTCTATTGCTAAAATGAACTAACACCTAGATTATTTAAAATGGGGAATAGCTCGTGCCGATTCAGGTTCGTATCCGAGGGTTGGGGTTCGTTTGAGAttatagttgatttttttgttggatgaggtttcagttttgttttttttttctgttttcagatTTGCTTTTTCTGAGAAGGGAAagtgaaaataattcaaaactcgACTGTGATTTCTGTTGTGTTTCGTTATTGTTTTTTACTTCTTCTTTTAATCTCAGGCTCATGCATTCCTATTATAGTTCGCCGTTTACATTTTCGTTGCATTAACGTTAAACTTcgagtttttgtttctttgtacAAATAGTGTGTTTTTTGTGTAGTGCTCAagaaattcgaacaaaacagtCAATCGCTTGTGAGGATATTGATCGAGGTAGGAGAGAGACAGTATTTTAGGATAAGATAGGAGGGGGGTCTTGGGAAGGGGTTTGTTCTAGCCGGGATCTGGGATTGGATGGGAAAGGATTGGAATAGAAAGGGGGTGGGGATCTAAACGCGTTAAAAGCATAACAGGACAGTGAGGGTCTTACAGGAACTTCTTGATTTCATCGTACAACACCAACACGAAGGCACCGCCAGTACCACGGAGAACGTTGGAGAAGGCGCCCTTGAAGAATGCACCGGTACCTTCCTGTTTGGCGATGGTGGCCCAGCAATGCAGGGTGCCCTTGTAAACCATCTCGGACTTGGCACGGCCAGACTGCATCATCATACGACGTCGGACGGTATCGAAGGGATAGGACACGATACCAGCGACGGTGGTGACGACCTGAAATAGAGCATAAGTTCGTAGGTAAGTGACCATCGTGAACTGGAGATTACATTCAACTCCTTAACGTACCTGTGCGATAGCCCAGCTGACATACCATGGGGTGGTCTTGGGGTTTGGCAGCATACCACGGGCAGTGTCGTAGAAGCCGAAGTAGGCAGCACGATAGATGATGATACCCTGGACGGATACACCGAAACCACGGTACAGACCGACTAAACCGTCAGACTTGAAGATCTTGCCCAAGCAATCGCCCAAGCCCTTGAACTCACGCTCACCACCGACACCACCTTTGCCGACATCAGCGGCCAAACTGTTGACATTTGAGAAGGTTATAGTAATGCACAATTCCAATACCTTCAGAACTTACCGGGTACGGGCGAAGTCGAGCGGGTAGACGAAGCACAGCGAGGTGGCTCCAGCCATACCACCGGAGGCCAAGTTACCGATGAAGTAGCGCATGAACTGGGTGTTCTTGTCCACACCGCCCAGGAACACCTGCTTGTACTTGTCCTTGAAGGCGAAGTTCAGCGCCTGGGTCGGGAAGTACCGGATAACGTTGGCCATGTTACCACGCCAGTAGGCGGTGACGCCCTGCTCCTTGGGGATGCGCACGAAACAGTCAACCATGCCCTTGTACCGGTCGGCTTCGGCGATCTGCTTCGAGATGTGCTGAACCTGGAGCAGCAGCTTGACACGCTCGATCGGAGCTACGGCGGTCTTCGAGACGGCCGCCGAGATACCGCCGGCGGCGAAATCCTTCATGAAGGCAACGGGATCGGCTAACGACATGGTGGCGTCGGGTGGTGGTTGACGAGCTGGAAAGATAACAGCATGATATAGAATTTTGCGAGCAATCAAATTGGCCTCAAAATTTTGCCATAGACATTGATCTTGTATTGTTCAttatagtattccgtctcacgacataacttgatgaacattcCTCTAAATTCCTTCAAATAATTCGGACCATGACAACCGTTCTCGGATCGCGTATGGAAGATTTATTTCTCCCCTCGCCTCCCTAATTATGTTAGTGAGAGTCTTCCATGCAGtaatgtcaaaactttcaatttgaattatgaaatctcTTGGAAGTTGTTCGAGATATGACAAATTTGAAGTTtgatttgtatggaagcctcctcTCCCATTTAAGAAGTGAGTGAGGGCGAAGGTTTCGAATGCAACAAAATATCTTAAACGGCAAAACTTGCACGAAAATTTAATGAAGAGTCTTGACAGAATAACGAAGGGACAGGGCTGGATTAAGCCATCGGAAACCCGAAAAccctatgaatatttttttttcatatgcccTCCCAgagaaaacataatattttaaacacatAAAGGAACTGGAAATGTGTTCAGTATATTGCCAGATTATCCGGTTTTATACGGACATgtccaaatattcaatttaaataattagGAAAGTTGCGGTCCGGCCCGGTTAGCCGAAAATCTTAGAAGAAAGCCCAGTTTTTCCCAGATTTTNNNNNNNNNNNNNNNNNNNNNNNNNNNNNNNNNNNNNNNNNNNNNNNNNNNNNNNNNNNNNNNNNNNNNNNNNNNNNNNNNNNNNNNNNNNNNNNNNNNNNNNNNNNNNNNNNNNNNNNNNNNNNNNNNNNNNNNNNNNNNNNNNNNNNNNNNNNNNNNNNNNNNNNNNNNNNNNNNNNNNNNNNNNNNNNNNNNNNNNNNNNNNNNNNNNNNNNNNNNNNNNNNNNNNNNNNNNNNNNNNNNNNNNNNNNNNNNNNNNNNNNNNNNNNNNNNNNNNNNNNNNNNNNNNNNNNNNNNNNNNNNNNNNNNNNNNNNNNNNNNNNNNNNNNNNNNNNNNNNNNNNNNNNNNNNNNNNNNNNNNNNNNNNNNNNNNNNNNNNNNNNNNNNNNNNNNNNNNNNNNNNNNNNNNNNNNNNNNNNNNNNNNNNNNNNNNNNNNNNNNNNNNNNNNNNNNNNNNNNNNNNNNNNNNNNNNNNNNNNNNNNNNNNNNNNNNNNNNNNNTTTTGACTACTAAGAAAATgcttatagaagttttcttattgtttattattcaaaaagGTCGATTCTTGCCCGGATTCATCCTCAATATAtgcaaaaccaaaccaaaatatTAAGTTTAGTGACCAtaattcatcatttttgagtcgaatgcaatttttttttacttttttcatcgaaacttgtaaacatttttgaaattgtttttggaGATTTTAACACCATCACTGATGTGACttgataaataaattattttacatGTGTTCGTTTTTCTCCCTTTCTCTTGAATTTTATGAGAAATACCAGGATTTTTGCCGGATTAGCCCGGAAATTGCATggattttaagttgaaatttttgaatcctGCCCAGATTTGGCCAGTTTTTTTGTGCAGAAATGCCCGAATTGGAATTTTTATGTAGTAGGTACCTATAAAAAATGCTTCATGCAAATaagatttttctgtttttatggtttattgttttttgtttgtttattgttaatttcaaaTTGGTTACTTTTTCATTCGTCGTTTCCGTTCGaatgaattcaaaaatctcGTACGTATGCTTTAAActcgaaatcaaatttttaacccCCACCCGCCTCCCACCACCCGCGGAAACCAAGCCACATTTTTCCATATCAATGGATGTTCGTAGCTTGACTTCATATTTACTTCagattttcaagtattttcagATTCAATCAAATTGATTTCCCTGTACTGTCCAATCATGACCTTATTTTCGCTTCTTTAAATATTGATAAAGAAACAACAAACGAATTTCGTACCTTCAGAGACTACAACAAAATTAATATACCTCTTCTGAATAGGGAACTTAATGCAATCGATTGGGGTCCGTTTTACAGTGTTGATGATACAAATATTTTAACAGAATATCTCAATctaaccttaaaaaaattatttgaaatgtgTGTTCCCTTAAGAAAATGTTCATCCGTAAGAGGTCACAACACTTGGTTTGATGCCACTATAGCCAAAGCTATGGTCGACAGGAATTTAGCTTTCAATCAATGGAAATCATCTCGCAGAAATGAGCAttttacacttttcaaattgattcgCAATAGAGTTAATACAATTGTACAAGCTGcgaagaaaatatattttaaaagatTCCTTGATCCAAAActaccgtccaaaattttgtggCAGCGATTAAGAACATCTAAAGTTAGCAAAGTAGGTGTAAAACCTTAGAATAATTTTACAGCTGACGATATAAATGAtacttttttgaaatcattcaCTTGCAATACAACAATTGACTTGACGAGTTTACAATCTAGTTGGAATTCTTTTTCTTTTAATCCGATTTAAGAAACCGATGCTATTGTAAGTTTGTCCGAAATCGATTCAAACGCTGTTGGATTAGATGATATTCCTctaaagtttattaaaaaaataatccctAGCATAACTGAACCACTAACTTACTTGTTCAACCAAATAATTACAACgaacaaatatccaaaaagtttgaaaacatcaacaattcttcctattagaaaaAAGTCAACTCATAATACTATTGAGAACTTGCGACCAATTAGCattctaaggctatgatcatttagtatccgggcagttacaaacgattgtattttaaaatctattcatttgatcgaaaaactttctatggaggaaataaaggtgttaatatgacatttaatataaaaatataaaaaaatatatttatcaataatttcaagaaatactctaacttttttataaaatctcttttttatctttgcacacttttttcagtcatgtattgatccattatttttaccacagaagcaaaacctttgcaaaatcatgatgttttacacaaactcacctggaaaaagcaattggaatctggttggaaccttttcattaataggcatctcgaagaatttgatctcttaaatccggttttaatataaatttcttcgtccatcaggacacatctgtcacattgcgtaaaaaccgatTGAACATGTTGCAATCTAAGGAATtgttcactattagttatttactaggTGTCTACTTGTCGgaaaacactttttgactgacggaagtggattaattgcattatttaaggggcctgcattcagttatccccaataaccatagactttttaccatatttaagatcaagggttccattccaatgcttgatttgaacttcgtgtggattctagagtggctccttatacttcttaacgattaggtccaaaaaagaatcagaaaaaaatcaacagtttatgagttttcaagtcaaaaATGAAGAGTTTctgaggcgcaaaatgcgcaaaaggcgcaaatttgtgcaaaattatttttaccatgtctttttgcatcgtaaatatctcaaacacacattaacttaaaaatctgacaaaaataggcaagatagtcctttttataaccaacacaacgctgcttaatttttgcatatccgagctcttaTAACGTAGCTGTCACCGAagtaaagtgcccggatactaaatgatcatagccttaagcGGGTTATCGAAGgtgttcgaaatttttttaaagaagcaaATCAGCAGTTACTTGATAGAAAACAAACTAATTAGTGATTTTCAATCTGGATACCGCCAAAACCATAGCACCAAAACTGCAATGATAAGTGTGTTCGATGACATAAGTGTTGAACTTGATAATTCCCAATCGGTTATCCTGATTTTATTAGGCTTTCCCAAAGCTTTCGATTGCATAAGCCATAGTGttttgcttaaaaaactttCCAATAATTTCGGCTTTTCAACTTCCGCGATCAATTTAATCAGATCATATTTAtccaatcgatttcagtcagtATTCAATAATCAACAGTACTCTACTTTCTCACTAATCACATCAGGGGTACCCCAAGGTTTTATACTGGGTCCGATTCTCTGTACGATGTATATAAATGATTTACTAAACGATCTTAAATATTGCAAAATACACATTTTCGCAGATGACGTTCAATTATATTTCGAATGTTCTAATCTAAGTGAAGAAACTATCAATGTGCGGTTGAATTTGGATTTGCAACATATTTTTGCTTGGTCTATGCGAAATGCCCTTCGTTTGAATGCAAGTAAAACTCAAGCCTTAATATTGAACCGCAGTAATTTGTCGAATATATCACTATCAATAAATAATACTCCTATCCAATCTGTACCCCAAGCTATCAGTTTAGGCTTCAAAATACAGTCAAATTTTAATTGGGATGCTCGTGTTATTCAACAATGTGGTAAAGGTTATTCTTCTCTAAAATCACTTaatttaaaagctaattttcttaccacagaattgaaattaaaacttttcaaaagcaTAATTTTTCCGCATTTTGTATCCTGCGATTTCTTAcactttcaaatttctcaaaacgctTTGAACAGGCTTCGGGTAGCACTCAATTCCTGTGTTAGATTTGTTTATGATCTTAACCGTTACGATCACGTGTCACACCTACAACCCCACCTAATGGGTAgctcgtttgaaaattttccttaaATAAGATGTTGTTCATTTCTGTTCAAGTTAATTCAAACTAAAGAGCCACAGTATTTATATAACAAATTAATCAAACTACGAAGTACTGggttcattaaatttttattaccaCGTCATCGGACTATATTGTATGGTCACAGCTTTTTTGTAAGGGGTGTAACCTACTGTAACTCTCTACCTAATTCACTCACTTTAGAAAAATCGATAAcatccttcaaaaataaataattgattgATCACTTTAATTTAAgttcataaatttaatttttctttttttttcattaaaatcttcatttttacaACACGTAATGAAGACATCAGAATCACACTTAGTTCtacataaaacaaaatgtaacgattaaaagaatttcattcttacgttactgaataaagtcaaataaataaatgaatctatatatatataaatgaatttctgtctgcctgtctgtctgtctgtctgttccctatagaccatccctctttccagtagggagaaataaaggggggaagggcctcttttataatttataaaataactcaaaattaactaagcaaattgaaccaaatttagcatgggcggttatttgggaacgtgatatgttgtaatgattgtttgagaccccttccttcttttagcggggagaaaggaacgAGGGagaggagtttcatacaattttaactgcataactcaagaactacaacagcaaatggaaccaaatttggcacggaacgatttttgggtacgagaaatgcttctatgaatatttggtatccctcactccttcaaagaggtggatgaaaagggagagaagaggtctcccttacaattttcagtataactggagagctgatcgagcaaattgagccatatttggcatgtgagggtatttggattcgagaaatttttcttttataaattgTAGCCCcacttttcagcggaaagatataaagggggatgTGGGGGGCttgcatacaatttttttgcataactcgagaattcatcgagcaaatgaaaccaaatttggcataaaaaagtatttcagtacgaaaaatacgaaatctacaaaatccgagaaatggacaaaactgaatatggaaaatcattttggtatgattctatgattatctgacacaccatccccCTTTCAGTAAGTAGGTACATttgaggagggaggtgagcccattacaattttgttagcataagttctcaatcaatgctaacgaagccaacaaatggaaacaaatatggcatgtaaaggtacttggttacgagatatgtttctacgattgttataggtccttacgctttacagtatagagaggggaagaaaggaagaggctccaaatacattttgttgtaaagtttaaaaacttatcaaccaatggaactatatttgatataagaagatttttg is a window encoding:
- the LOC129737621 gene encoding ADP,ATP carrier protein 2 → MSLADPVAFMKDFAAGGISAAVSKTAVAPIERVKLLLQVQHISKQIAEADRYKGMVDCFVRIPKEQGVTAYWRGNMANVIRYFPTQALNFAFKDKYKQVFLGGVDKNTQFMRYFIGNLASGGMAGATSLCFVYPLDFARTRLAADVGKGGVGGEREFKGLGDCLGKIFKSDGLVGLYRGFGVSVQGIIIYRAAYFGFYDTARGMLPNPKTTPWYVSWAIAQVVTTVAGIVSYPFDTVRRRMMMQSGRAKSEMVYKGTLHCWATIAKQEGTGAFFKGAFSNVLRGTGGAFVLVLYDEIKKFL